The Heptranchias perlo isolate sHepPer1 chromosome 17, sHepPer1.hap1, whole genome shotgun sequence genome has a segment encoding these proteins:
- the tamm41 gene encoding phosphatidate cytidylyltransferase, mitochondrial isoform X1 has translation MMSLPVLQSNSGLMRRILAHFPRDLSLAFAYGSGLFGQAGHPVPSNNMLDFVFAVDDPVTWHTMNIMKNPRHYSFLRFFGPKHVSKIQNNYGAGIYYNTLVPCDDRIIKYGVISTGTLIEDLLHWKNLYIAGRLHKPVKILIQNENGKLQAALARNLKSAVITAFLMLPESFTEEELYFRIAGLSYSGDFRMMIGEDRSKVMNIVSANMENFQRLYNNILQECPQVVYKQQLGKLELDKSPEGQFSQLMALPKTLQQEITRLVDQPGKNRDVEEILLQVAQDPDCGLLIQQSVAGIVKSSSMTQSAKGILTAGMKKTVAYSMKKLHKMWRGWRRKSS, from the exons ATGATGTCGCTGCCGGTGCTGCAGAGCAACAGTGGGCTGATGCGGAGGATCCTGGCCCACTTTCCCCGGGACCTGAGCTTGGCTTTCGCTTACGGCTCCGGCCTCTTCGGACAGGCAGGGCACCCGGTCCCGAGT AACAATATGTTGGATTTTGTCTTTGCTGTGGATGATCCTGTGACTTGGCATACAATGAATATCATGAAAAACCCACGGCATTATTCATTTTTGAGATTTTTTGGACCAAAGCATGTTAGTAAAATACAGAATAATTATGGAGCTGGAATATATTACAATACGTTAGTACCATGTGATGACAGG ATAATCAAATATGGTGTTATCAGTACAGGAACTCTGATTGAAGACCTTCTTCATTGGAAGAATTTATACATTGCTGGAAGACTGCACAAACCT GTGAAGATACTAATCCAAAATGAAAATGGCAAATTACAAGCTGCACTGGCTAGGAATCTGAAAAGTGCAGTGATTACAGCCTTTCTCATGCTGCCAGAATCATTTACTGAGGAGGAACTCTATTTTCGTATTGCTGGACTCTCCTACTCTG gTGACTTTAGAATGATGATAGGGGAAGATCGATCAAAAGTAATGAATATCGTCAGTGCAAACATGGAAAATTTCCAAAGACTGTACAATAACATTTTACAGGAGTGCCCTCAAGTGGTCTACAAGCAGCAGCTGGGTAAACTAGAG CTTGATAAAAGCCCAGAAGGTCAATTCAGTCAATTGATGGCTTTGCCCAAAACTCTTCAACAAGAGATAACTCGTTTGGTAGACCAACCAGGGAAAAATAGAGATGTAGAGGAGATCTTGCTTCAAGTAGCCCAGGACCCAGACTgtggattactaatccagcaaA GTGTAGCTGGTATAGTGAAATCATCCAGTATGACCCAAAGTGCAAAAGGAATTCTTACTGCTG GTATGAAAAAAACAGTTGCCTACAGCATGAAGAAGCTACATAAaatgtggagaggatggagaagaAAATCTTCCTAA
- the tamm41 gene encoding phosphatidate cytidylyltransferase, mitochondrial isoform X2, with protein MMSLPVLQSNSGLMRRILAHFPRDLSLAFAYGSGLFGQAGHPVPSNNMLDFVFAVDDPVTWHTMNIMKNPRHYSFLRFFGPKHVSKIQNNYGAGIYYNTLVPCDDRIIKYGVISTGTLIEDLLHWKNLYIAGRLHKPVKILIQNENGKLQAALARNLKSAVITAFLMLPESFTEEELYFRIAGLSYSGDFRMMIGEDRSKVMNIVSANMENFQRLYNNILQECPQVVYKQQLGKLELDKSPEGQFSQLMALPKTLQQEITRLVDQPGKNRDVEEILLQVAQDPDCGLLIQQSVCSLNTWRLKFH; from the exons ATGATGTCGCTGCCGGTGCTGCAGAGCAACAGTGGGCTGATGCGGAGGATCCTGGCCCACTTTCCCCGGGACCTGAGCTTGGCTTTCGCTTACGGCTCCGGCCTCTTCGGACAGGCAGGGCACCCGGTCCCGAGT AACAATATGTTGGATTTTGTCTTTGCTGTGGATGATCCTGTGACTTGGCATACAATGAATATCATGAAAAACCCACGGCATTATTCATTTTTGAGATTTTTTGGACCAAAGCATGTTAGTAAAATACAGAATAATTATGGAGCTGGAATATATTACAATACGTTAGTACCATGTGATGACAGG ATAATCAAATATGGTGTTATCAGTACAGGAACTCTGATTGAAGACCTTCTTCATTGGAAGAATTTATACATTGCTGGAAGACTGCACAAACCT GTGAAGATACTAATCCAAAATGAAAATGGCAAATTACAAGCTGCACTGGCTAGGAATCTGAAAAGTGCAGTGATTACAGCCTTTCTCATGCTGCCAGAATCATTTACTGAGGAGGAACTCTATTTTCGTATTGCTGGACTCTCCTACTCTG gTGACTTTAGAATGATGATAGGGGAAGATCGATCAAAAGTAATGAATATCGTCAGTGCAAACATGGAAAATTTCCAAAGACTGTACAATAACATTTTACAGGAGTGCCCTCAAGTGGTCTACAAGCAGCAGCTGGGTAAACTAGAG CTTGATAAAAGCCCAGAAGGTCAATTCAGTCAATTGATGGCTTTGCCCAAAACTCTTCAACAAGAGATAACTCGTTTGGTAGACCAACCAGGGAAAAATAGAGATGTAGAGGAGATCTTGCTTCAAGTAGCCCAGGACCCAGACTgtggattactaatccagcaaA GCGTTTGCAGTTTAAACACATGGAGGTTGAAGTTTCATTAG